The window GCCTGGCTGCCTCCTGCCGCCAGGAAGCCCGCATAGGCCAGGAGCGGGAGCGCCGTGCCGACGGCGAAGAGCCCCGGGACCAGGAGCCCGGCGTTGGAGCGCAGCCCCACGGGAATCGTGAGGCCGAAGAAGAGCAGGAAAAGAGTCGGGCAGAACGCGAACGAAAAGACCACTCCCATCAGGAA of the Candidatus Rokuibacteriota bacterium genome contains:
- a CDS encoding sulfite exporter TauE/SafE family protein, producing the protein FLMGVVFSFAFCPTLFLLFFGLTIPVGLRSNAGLLVPGLFAVGTALPLLAYAGFLAAGGSQAGAYAQRFSRSHSVVRRVAGVIFILAGINDTLTYWAL